In one window of Tubulanus polymorphus chromosome 3, tnTubPoly1.2, whole genome shotgun sequence DNA:
- the LOC141902791 gene encoding uncharacterized protein LOC141902791 isoform X3 has translation MAMDNHCTKDIKAIEKGQQLIESQRVQACSILIKSGIVYLTGLVGAAMKKKISYSYQISLSQTTGEFRNSHCECPAGKGPNGTCKHVAAVLLMFANFVSSDGPNAPEILKSCTENLQTFHKPKSVYTGSPVKAGDLPLSKSKKREVSMEDPRPVKYRKSAGYEDYVRGIVLNYCSVSSLDLPIKYKYKKADIKTAAIDHDYLKKTLLEYWVENSIKLNETQAILLERSTRKQAESSQWFQERQLRLTASRFGEIVSSYN, from the exons ATGGCAATGGACAACCACTGTACCAAAGACATTAAAGCTATTGAGAAGGGTCAGCAGCTCATAGAATCGCAACGTGTTCAAGCCTGCAGTATTCTCATCAAAAGCGGAATTGTTTATCTGACTGGATTAGTTGGTGCTGCTATGAAAAAAAAG ATCTCATACTCGTACCAGATATCATTGTCTCAAACAACTGGTGAATTCAGAAACAGCCATTGTGAGTGCCCTGCCGGTAAGGGTCCTAATGGGACCTGTAAGCATGTCGCGGCTGTACTTTTGATGTTTGCTAATTTTGTGTCATCAGATGGGCCTAACGCTCCCGAAATACTTAAATCGTGTACGGAAAATCTACAAACATTCCATAAGCCCAAGTCTGTTTATACTG GTTCCCCTGTCAAGGCTGGTGACTTACCtctatcaaaatcaaagaaacgCGAGGTATCAATGGAGGATCCAAGGCCTGTGAAATACCGGAAATCAGCTGGATACGAGGATTATGTCCGGGGAATTGTCCTTAATTACTGCTCTGTATCGTCTTTAGACCTACCCATCAAGTATAAGTACAAGAAAGCCGATATCAAAACAGCAGCAATTGACCATGATTATCTGAAAAAAACTTTGCTTGAATATTGGGTGGAAAACTCTATTAAG TTAAATGAAACACAGGcaatattactagaaaggaGTACTAGGAAGCAGGCAGAATCTAGTCAATGGTTTCAGGAAAGGCAGCTACGATTAACTGCATCTCGTTTCGGTGAAATTGTTTCTTCATACAactaa
- the LOC141902791 gene encoding uncharacterized protein LOC141902791 isoform X1, with protein sequence MSENYGSWTVPKLKQELSRRGAVTYGRKINLIERLEAYGRNNDFRGPAITLPQETVPEWPTCGFKQLTNDHKIVLPKFNIDTVTAYFTYRMAMDNHCTKDIKAIEKGQQLIESQRVQACSILIKSGIVYLTGLVGAAMKKKISYSYQISLSQTTGEFRNSHCECPAGKGPNGTCKHVAAVLLMFANFVSSDGPNAPEILKSCTENLQTFHKPKSVYTGSPVKAGDLPLSKSKKREVSMEDPRPVKYRKSAGYEDYVRGIVLNYCSVSSLDLPIKYKYKKADIKTAAIDHDYLKKTLLEYWVENSIKLNETQAILLERSTRKQAESSQWFQERQLRLTASRFGEIVSSYN encoded by the exons ATTAGAAGCATACGGCCGTAACAACGATTTTAGGGGACCGGCCATAACATTACCACAAGAAACAGTTCCGGAATGGCCCACATGCGGTTTCAAACAGCTTACAAATGATCATAAGATTGTATTGCCAAAATTCAATATTGACACAGTAACTGCATATTTCACGTATAGAATGGCAATGGACAACCACTGTACCAAAGACATTAAAGCTATTGAGAAGGGTCAGCAGCTCATAGAATCGCAACGTGTTCAAGCCTGCAGTATTCTCATCAAAAGCGGAATTGTTTATCTGACTGGATTAGTTGGTGCTGCTATGAAAAAAAAG ATCTCATACTCGTACCAGATATCATTGTCTCAAACAACTGGTGAATTCAGAAACAGCCATTGTGAGTGCCCTGCCGGTAAGGGTCCTAATGGGACCTGTAAGCATGTCGCGGCTGTACTTTTGATGTTTGCTAATTTTGTGTCATCAGATGGGCCTAACGCTCCCGAAATACTTAAATCGTGTACGGAAAATCTACAAACATTCCATAAGCCCAAGTCTGTTTATACTG GTTCCCCTGTCAAGGCTGGTGACTTACCtctatcaaaatcaaagaaacgCGAGGTATCAATGGAGGATCCAAGGCCTGTGAAATACCGGAAATCAGCTGGATACGAGGATTATGTCCGGGGAATTGTCCTTAATTACTGCTCTGTATCGTCTTTAGACCTACCCATCAAGTATAAGTACAAGAAAGCCGATATCAAAACAGCAGCAATTGACCATGATTATCTGAAAAAAACTTTGCTTGAATATTGGGTGGAAAACTCTATTAAG TTAAATGAAACACAGGcaatattactagaaaggaGTACTAGGAAGCAGGCAGAATCTAGTCAATGGTTTCAGGAAAGGCAGCTACGATTAACTGCATCTCGTTTCGGTGAAATTGTTTCTTCATACAactaa
- the LOC141902791 gene encoding uncharacterized protein LOC141902791 isoform X2, translating into MLGVIISILEAYGRNNDFRGPAITLPQETVPEWPTCGFKQLTNDHKIVLPKFNIDTVTAYFTYRMAMDNHCTKDIKAIEKGQQLIESQRVQACSILIKSGIVYLTGLVGAAMKKKISYSYQISLSQTTGEFRNSHCECPAGKGPNGTCKHVAAVLLMFANFVSSDGPNAPEILKSCTENLQTFHKPKSVYTGSPVKAGDLPLSKSKKREVSMEDPRPVKYRKSAGYEDYVRGIVLNYCSVSSLDLPIKYKYKKADIKTAAIDHDYLKKTLLEYWVENSIKLNETQAILLERSTRKQAESSQWFQERQLRLTASRFGEIVSSYN; encoded by the exons ATTAGAAGCATACGGCCGTAACAACGATTTTAGGGGACCGGCCATAACATTACCACAAGAAACAGTTCCGGAATGGCCCACATGCGGTTTCAAACAGCTTACAAATGATCATAAGATTGTATTGCCAAAATTCAATATTGACACAGTAACTGCATATTTCACGTATAGAATGGCAATGGACAACCACTGTACCAAAGACATTAAAGCTATTGAGAAGGGTCAGCAGCTCATAGAATCGCAACGTGTTCAAGCCTGCAGTATTCTCATCAAAAGCGGAATTGTTTATCTGACTGGATTAGTTGGTGCTGCTATGAAAAAAAAG ATCTCATACTCGTACCAGATATCATTGTCTCAAACAACTGGTGAATTCAGAAACAGCCATTGTGAGTGCCCTGCCGGTAAGGGTCCTAATGGGACCTGTAAGCATGTCGCGGCTGTACTTTTGATGTTTGCTAATTTTGTGTCATCAGATGGGCCTAACGCTCCCGAAATACTTAAATCGTGTACGGAAAATCTACAAACATTCCATAAGCCCAAGTCTGTTTATACTG GTTCCCCTGTCAAGGCTGGTGACTTACCtctatcaaaatcaaagaaacgCGAGGTATCAATGGAGGATCCAAGGCCTGTGAAATACCGGAAATCAGCTGGATACGAGGATTATGTCCGGGGAATTGTCCTTAATTACTGCTCTGTATCGTCTTTAGACCTACCCATCAAGTATAAGTACAAGAAAGCCGATATCAAAACAGCAGCAATTGACCATGATTATCTGAAAAAAACTTTGCTTGAATATTGGGTGGAAAACTCTATTAAG TTAAATGAAACACAGGcaatattactagaaaggaGTACTAGGAAGCAGGCAGAATCTAGTCAATGGTTTCAGGAAAGGCAGCTACGATTAACTGCATCTCGTTTCGGTGAAATTGTTTCTTCATACAactaa